In the genome of Leptotrichia sp. HSP-536, the window GGAAAGACAAACTGCTAGACATGGGTTCCAAAACCAATTTTCAGTATGGACTGGAGTAGGATACAAAAAAGGTTTTGATTTACCAGTAGGAACATTGACAGTAAATCCTGAAGTTAAATATAGAGTTGTTCATAAAGAAACTGTTAAAGGGAATTATAGCGATGATCGTTATTTAAATACTGATAAATACACAAGAGAATACAATGAATTAAGAGCAGGAGTAAGAGTTGGTTTAGAAGTTAAATAATTATAATGATAATTTGATGTAAGTTAATTTTATAAAGGAGATGAGATAATTATTTCATCTCTTTTTTCTAATATTAGAATAATTCCAGGATATATTATTTCCATAAAAAATGTTGAAAAATCTTGAAAAAATAAGTTGACAAATTTGTAAAAATATATTATACTAAACAAGTGGCTTGAATATTTGCCCGAGTGGTGAAATTGGTAGACGCAACGGACTCAAAATCCGTCGATTTTATATCGTGCCGGTTCGACTCCGGCCTCGGGCACCAATAATATAATTAAATTTTTTCATAATAAATTTCACTCTATATTCTAGAGTGTTTTTTATTTTTTATAAAAATGGATATTTAAATTTTTAATATATTTAAAAATTAAATGATTTTGAGTGAGGTTTGAGTAGTATAGTCATAATCTTTAAATTCGGTTTTAAAATAATATTACTATAAAACTATTTTAAAAATAAATTCAATAATTGTGTTATTAATTGAAATTATTTAATTTTTTGACTCGTTATAGGAGATATAAAAACAAAGACAGAGTAAAAAATATAGGGGCAAATAAATTTAATTAAATTTCAAATTAACAAAAAAGAGGAAACCTGTTACAATATAATCGCCAAATCCTATTGAAAGGTGGTTCCCTCTATGATTAGAATATCAGATTTTTCTTCACTTGTAAAGACTTTTCTTAAAAATATTTTTTCTTTCAGACTTCCGTTTGAGCAGCAGTTTAAGCTGTTTGTCACAAAAGCTTTTGAAACACTGTTTAGAGTTTATGTCAAAAGAGCTGATGATTACTTCTTTCATTCCAACGAAAGAAAAGATAAGTTTAAAAGCAAAGGATTTGTTAAAAGAACTGCTGCCACTGTCTTCGGGGATGTAACTTTTGAACGTCGAAAATATGTAAACAAAAAAACAGGCATTCACTATTACATTGATGAAAAAATTGGACTTAAGCGGTATAGACGGCTTTCTGAGAAGATGATTTTTACTATACTTTTTGAATATCAGCATACTACAGCTTCATTTCTTGCAAAAACTTACGGTGTTTCAAGGGCTGCCGTGTATAATCTTGTCAATTCTTTTCAAATGCCGAAACTTGATATTGAAAGATTTGAAAGAGATGACAATTCGCCAGTCTATATGGAATCATATGAAGTGTAGAAGAAGTAAAAATACATATATGAGGATGGTTGTAATACATCGTGGAATTGAGGAAATCTGCAGAGACAGGAATAAACTCATTGACAAGCACACAATAATGTTTCCTGCCTCCGTATCGCTTGAGGAAGTGTCGGAGTATGTACTTAACTATCTTGAAAAAAGATACAGTATGGACAAAAAGAAACTAATTGTGAACTCTGATGGAGGAATATGGATAGACAGCTTTGTAAGAGAGCTTGGAATTTACAAGCCAATACACATCTATGACAAGTTCCATTTAGTAAAAGCCATAGATGAAATTTCTAAAAGGGACAAGGAAATATCAAAAAATCTTTACAAATGGCTAAAGGGAGATGATTTTAAAGAACTTGAAAACTTTTATGAAAATTTCAAGGAAAAGGAGAATGTAAGTCAGAGAAGAAAAGACCAGACGAAGATGCTGCTTAACCAGTATGAGAAGATAAGAAGAAGAGAACTACATAGGCTCAAGGACGGAAGCCCTAGTATCCCACGAATGCTCAAGATTTCTATCAAGCAGGCCAAAAGCATTTTCAAGAAGAAAGATAAAGGCAAGAGCGTTATACCACACTTTCTTTGCAAACTATGGAAAAGACAGGGAAAAGGCGTATGAACTGTACTTTAGCGGCAAAAGAACGGGTTCACTAGAAAAGGCAATAGAGATGGGATGCTTGACAGAAATTGTTAATGAAACGCGAAAAAGCACAAATATGCCATATTTGAGAGGAGGGGAATGTCCGATTAGGGAAGTTTTGAAAAATATCACAAAGTAAAATATTTTAAAAAAAGCAGTCAAAAAAGATTTGCTGTGGTATTTAATGACTGCCCCTATATTTTTTACTCTGTCTAAAAACAAAAAATTTCTTGAAATTTTAGAATAAAAATGATAACATTATAGTACTTTAAATTAGAGAAAAAAATAAATTTGATACTTAAATAAAAACATATTTAATATAATAATTTTTATAAGCAATTCAAAAGCTATTCATAAAGTAAAATTTAAAAACTTTTTACAAAATAAAAAAAATTTGGAGGGAAAACAGTGGAAAAAAGAGCAACAATTATAACTTACGGTTGCCAAATGAACGTAAACGAAAGTGCAAAAATGAAACAAATGCTACAAACTATGGGATACAACATGACAGAAGACATTGAAAATACAGATTTGGTATTTTTAAATACATGTACAGTTAGAGAAGGTGCAGCTGTTAAAGTTTATGGAAAATTAGGAGATTTGAAAAGAATCAAGGAAGAAAAAGATGGTAAAATGATTATCGGGGTTACTGGATGTCTTGCTCAGGAAGTAAGAGACGAATTTATAAAGAAAACTCCTTATGTAGATTTAGTGCTTGGAAATCAGAATATTGGAAGAATTCCTGATATTTTGGAAAGAATTGAATCTGGAGAAGAGACACATATTGTTATGGTGGATGATGAGGATGAATTGCCGACTAGAGTGGATGCTGACTTTGGAGATGATATTGTTGCTTCAATTTCCATAACTTATGGATGTAACAATTACTGTACGTTTTGTATTGTTCCATATGTACGTGGAATGGAGCGTTCTGTACCGCTTAACGAAATTATTAGAGATGTTGAGCAATATACAAAGAAAGGATACAAAGAAATATTATTTTTGGGGCAAAATGTAAATTCATATGGAAGTGATTTTGCAAATGGACAGGATAATTTTGCTGAATTATTGGAGCAAAGTGCAAATGTAGAAGGAGATTTCTGGATAAAATATGTGTCACCACATCCAAAGGACTTTAGTGATGAAGTAATAGATACAATTGCAAGAAATCCTAAAATAGCTAGAATGCTACATTTACCGCTACAATCAGGTTCTACAAAAATTTTAGATGCAATGAACAGAGGTTATACAAAAGAAGAATTTATTGCACTTGCCAAAAAAATTAAACAAAAAATACCTGATATCGGGCTTACAACTGATATTATTGTAGGATTTCCAGGAGAAACTGATGAAGATTTTCAAGATACGATGGATGTTGTG includes:
- the miaB gene encoding tRNA (N6-isopentenyl adenosine(37)-C2)-methylthiotransferase MiaB, whose amino-acid sequence is MEKRATIITYGCQMNVNESAKMKQMLQTMGYNMTEDIENTDLVFLNTCTVREGAAVKVYGKLGDLKRIKEEKDGKMIIGVTGCLAQEVRDEFIKKTPYVDLVLGNQNIGRIPDILERIESGEETHIVMVDDEDELPTRVDADFGDDIVASISITYGCNNYCTFCIVPYVRGMERSVPLNEIIRDVEQYTKKGYKEILFLGQNVNSYGSDFANGQDNFAELLEQSANVEGDFWIKYVSPHPKDFSDEVIDTIARNPKIARMLHLPLQSGSTKILDAMNRGYTKEEFIALAKKIKQKIPDIGLTTDIIVGFPGETDEDFQDTMDVVNEVGFENAFMFMYSKRTGTPAATMEEQVDEQVKNERLQQLMRLQNMKAKEESQKYLGQTVKVLVEGPSRKNPEMLTGRSSTHKIILFKSDRKDLKGQFVNVKIYDAKTWTLYGEMVE